In Elusimicrobiota bacterium, the sequence ACGTCCGCCTTCCGGAGCGAGTCCAATATATTTTTGGCGAAGGCGGAGAGCGAGGGATCGCGGGCGCCCATCACTAGGACTAGGTCCCCGGTCTTCAAGGACTTGATGAGCTCGGGGATTATCGCCTCGCGCGACTCGAGAAAGCGCGCGTCCTTGCCCCGCTCCGACAGGGCCAAAGCGAAATCCTTGGCCGATATCGTTTTCTGGGCCGTGCCCCCGGCGTAATATATCTCGGGCAGCCACAGGACATCCCTGGCCCCGAGGCCCGCGGAAAGGGCCTCGATGAGCTCGCTCTTCATGAACCGCGCCGGAGTAAAGCCATGCAGCTGGAATATCGCGTGGACTCTGCGCGCCCTCAGGTGCGCGGCGGAAAGCGCGGCGGAGAGCTTGGCCGGGTTGTGCGCGAAATCGTCCACCACTTCGACCCCCTTGGCCGTTCCCAGGGATTGGAAGCGCCGGGCCACGCCTTGGAAGCGGGAGAGGCCCAAGGCCGCCTGACCGGGCTCGACTCCGGCCATTTTGCAGGCAGCGATCGCGGCCACGGCGTTTTCCAGGTTGTGCCGGCCGGGGACCGGTAGAGTGAAGTCGATTCCCGAGAGCCTGAAGCGGACTTTGTCCGGCTCCAGGAAAACGCTCTCGGGCTTGATCTCTCCGTCCTCGAGGCCGAAGGAAAGCTCCGGGTGCTCGAAGGCCGCAAGCCGGGACAAGGATCGCTCCACGGCGAAAATGGCGCAGTTGCGGCGGAAGGCCGAGAAAATCTCGAGGAGCTCGGCTTCGTCCTTGTGGTCTTTGCTGAGGTTGAGGAGAACTCCGAGCCAGGGCTTGTAGCGGGTGAGGCTTGCGTCTGACTCATCGGCTTCGATCACCAGGAGGTCG encodes:
- a CDS encoding UDP-N-acetylmuramate--alanine ligase; the protein is MRKLHFVGAAGSGVSALAQFHTMGGGAATGSDRAFDRGEAAELRSKLEALGIEILPQDGQGPELGPDAVVASSAVEAGNPDLERAKALGLGILHRADLLASYVSQFKTVAVAGTSGKSTVVAMIYEILEAAGKSPSVITGGALLALKNKGFFGNAHRGASDLLVIEADESDASLTRYKPWLGVLLNLSKDHKDEAELLEIFSAFRRNCAIFAVERSLSRLAAFEHPELSFGLEDGEIKPESVFLEPDKVRFRLSGIDFTLPVPGRHNLENAVAAIAACKMAGVEPGQAALGLSRFQGVARRFQSLGTAKGVEVVDDFAHNPAKLSAALSAAHLRARRVHAIFQLHGFTPARFMKSELIEALSAGLGARDVLWLPEIYYAGGTAQKTISAKDFALALSERGKDARFLESREAIIPELIKSLKTGDLVLVMGARDPSLSAFAKNILDSLRKADV